Proteins found in one Bremerella volcania genomic segment:
- a CDS encoding Gfo/Idh/MocA family protein has translation MSLSKPNRRDFLTATGASGMTLTALGWKSLVRGDSPSDQLRVGVIGTGVRGKYLIGNLPTSVRVTAICDCACSRMDETLHPQDEFIEVLEGFKELYASRCRQYQDYRVMLDREPLDAVIIATPDHHHSSAALLALDAGLDVYLEKPMTVSIGEGRLIVDKVKQTGRILQVGSQQRSMEMNQFACDFIRGGGLGKITAVELPNYPGPIINPSFAEEPIPDGFNWGLFLGPVAMRAHNRRLWNKDQFKVNDLLWRGWDLFQEFSGHLMTNWGAHSIDMVLSALGCDETGPVSIRTTRLDSLDEIWRAWDHKTPPPSTQDERRFWPVEMKFANGIPLQFSGGNKPICFHGELGTLEMGRNTFNVSPAELVIDAPSPRLSEKWRGAGNVARPHLQNWLDCIRSRKPPIAPAEVGHRTATVCHLANLARELNRPLLWNPDIERFVDDKEANSRLVRPRRVGFELTT, from the coding sequence ATGAGCTTGTCAAAGCCTAATCGCCGAGACTTCCTGACCGCGACCGGCGCATCCGGGATGACGCTAACGGCGCTTGGTTGGAAGTCCCTTGTTCGAGGCGATAGCCCTTCCGACCAACTTCGAGTCGGCGTTATTGGTACAGGCGTACGAGGAAAGTACTTGATCGGCAATCTGCCAACTTCGGTACGTGTCACCGCGATTTGTGACTGTGCCTGTAGTCGGATGGATGAAACGCTCCACCCGCAAGATGAGTTCATCGAAGTACTAGAGGGCTTTAAGGAGCTCTACGCGAGCCGCTGTCGTCAGTATCAAGACTATCGCGTCATGCTGGATCGCGAACCGCTGGATGCTGTTATTATCGCGACTCCCGATCATCACCACTCCAGCGCAGCATTACTGGCATTGGATGCTGGCCTCGATGTCTATCTCGAAAAGCCGATGACCGTCTCCATAGGTGAAGGCCGCCTAATCGTTGACAAGGTTAAACAGACGGGACGAATTCTACAGGTAGGCAGTCAACAGCGATCCATGGAGATGAATCAGTTTGCTTGCGATTTCATTCGCGGTGGTGGCCTGGGCAAAATTACAGCTGTCGAGCTACCAAATTATCCCGGGCCGATCATAAACCCGAGCTTTGCCGAAGAACCGATTCCAGATGGATTCAATTGGGGACTGTTTCTTGGGCCTGTGGCAATGCGTGCTCACAACAGGCGTTTGTGGAATAAGGATCAGTTCAAAGTGAACGATCTCTTATGGAGAGGTTGGGATCTATTCCAAGAGTTTTCCGGACACCTTATGACGAACTGGGGGGCACATAGCATCGACATGGTGTTGTCGGCACTGGGATGCGATGAGACCGGCCCTGTCTCTATTCGAACAACTCGTCTCGATTCCCTCGATGAAATCTGGAGGGCATGGGATCACAAGACCCCTCCCCCAAGTACTCAAGATGAACGCAGGTTCTGGCCTGTTGAAATGAAGTTTGCCAACGGAATTCCACTACAGTTTTCCGGCGGCAACAAACCGATTTGCTTTCACGGGGAACTCGGGACGCTGGAGATGGGCAGGAATACTTTCAACGTGAGCCCTGCAGAGCTCGTGATCGATGCTCCAAGTCCTCGTCTTTCTGAAAAATGGCGAGGGGCCGGCAACGTCGCTCGCCCACACCTACAAAACTGGCTCGATTGTATCCGCAGTCGGAAACCCCCTATCGCCCCGGCCGAAGTAGGGCATCGTACGGCAACGGTGTGCCACCTTGCCAACCTCGCCCGTGAATTGAATCGGCCTCTTCTTTGGAATCCCGACATCGAACGATTCGTTGATGACAAAGAGGCGAACAGCAGACTCGTCAGACCTCGTCGCGTCGGGTTTGAGCTAACCACATGA
- a CDS encoding DUF1592 domain-containing protein, with protein MARAYRRTPDESEVQRCLAFAVEAIDRRACFQDAMRLAYKAVLCSPDFLYFQEMPGRLDGEALASRLSFLLWRSIPDDELMASAQTGELLTDKGLKLQFSRMLRDPKSKRFISDFAGQWLDLRHVHDTSPDRFLFPEYFCDNHLVDSCVAETEATLEEMIRQNLPVRTVVDADFVLINERLAELYGIDEVKGLSIRRVNLPPDSLRGGLLTQSSVMKVTANGLTTSPVLRGVWVMDRILGTPPSPPPPGAGSIEPDTRGAVTVREQLAKHSQLESCASCHAAIDPPGFALESFDVMGKWRDHYRSIGEGDEVDIKVALRDVKYKRGLPVDASGVTQDGFRFHDIYQFRTYLCGQQEQLARNLTERFLVFATGAGISFADCPIIGEILQRNAEAGYPIQSLLQDVILSETFRSK; from the coding sequence ATGGCTCGAGCATATCGACGCACTCCGGATGAATCAGAAGTACAACGTTGTCTAGCGTTCGCTGTCGAGGCCATCGATCGCCGAGCGTGTTTTCAGGATGCTATGCGATTAGCTTACAAGGCCGTCCTGTGTTCGCCTGATTTCCTCTATTTCCAAGAGATGCCTGGCCGACTTGATGGGGAAGCCTTAGCCAGTCGACTTTCTTTTCTACTATGGCGTAGCATACCCGATGACGAACTGATGGCGTCTGCACAAACGGGAGAACTGTTGACCGATAAGGGGCTTAAGCTGCAATTTTCCCGAATGCTTCGAGATCCAAAATCAAAGAGGTTTATCAGCGACTTTGCTGGCCAGTGGCTGGACCTTCGCCATGTTCACGACACGTCCCCGGATCGATTCCTATTCCCAGAGTACTTCTGTGACAATCACCTCGTTGATTCGTGCGTTGCGGAAACAGAAGCGACGCTCGAAGAGATGATTCGGCAGAACCTACCGGTCCGCACGGTCGTCGATGCAGACTTTGTGTTGATCAACGAACGACTTGCAGAGTTATACGGCATCGACGAAGTGAAAGGATTGTCAATTCGACGAGTCAATTTGCCGCCGGATTCTTTACGAGGGGGCCTTCTAACACAGTCTAGCGTGATGAAGGTTACGGCAAACGGTTTGACGACATCTCCCGTCCTGCGGGGTGTCTGGGTCATGGACAGAATTCTGGGAACACCACCCTCTCCACCGCCGCCGGGTGCGGGTTCGATTGAGCCTGATACGCGTGGTGCTGTAACGGTTCGCGAGCAACTTGCCAAACACAGCCAATTGGAATCATGTGCTAGCTGTCATGCCGCGATCGACCCGCCTGGGTTCGCGCTAGAGAGCTTTGACGTCATGGGTAAGTGGCGCGATCACTACCGAAGTATTGGCGAGGGAGACGAAGTCGATATCAAAGTGGCACTCCGAGATGTGAAGTACAAACGCGGCTTACCTGTAGATGCGTCCGGGGTCACCCAAGATGGATTTCGGTTCCACGATATTTACCAGTTCCGCACGTACTTGTGTGGTCAACAAGAGCAGCTTGCTCGAAATCTGACCGAGCGATTCCTAGTATTTGCGACCGGTGCCGGGATCTCATTTGCGGATTGTCCGATCATTGGAGAAATTTTGCAGCGTAATGCAGAGGCAGGATATCCAATCCAGTCGCTTCTTCAGGATGTCATTCTCAGCGAAACATTTCGCTCCAAATAA
- a CDS encoding DUF1559 domain-containing protein — protein MRTTAWNHQRAFTLVELLVVIAIIGVLIALLLPAVQQAREAARRMQCSNNLKQIGLALHMHHDTYSELVPGIVSGDWGNGGSVHNKDGWLWSAMILPYMEQQSLYDLAGIGQGAWPDDTAQTLAACKTELGMYSCPSATGPTQLQKFGSEEIAASNYAAVFHHADEKCHVGTGPFPQFVRNRPTWSTPISTVNGSPFPVKGNFGAMTDGTSNQAAVGEKCHQLGNSTPGATVWAAIQISDDRGKIRNLLLTGRRPLNSGHGDASNSNHPGGGLFLFYDGSVRFIAETIFHDLSNEVDSPYEAMLAANDGLVFEYE, from the coding sequence ATGCGTACTACCGCTTGGAATCATCAAAGGGCTTTCACGCTCGTTGAGTTGCTTGTCGTTATTGCCATTATCGGTGTACTTATCGCGCTTCTTCTTCCAGCCGTGCAGCAGGCCCGTGAGGCGGCACGGCGGATGCAGTGCTCGAACAACTTGAAGCAAATCGGTCTAGCGTTGCATATGCATCACGATACTTACAGTGAACTTGTTCCTGGCATTGTTTCGGGTGATTGGGGAAACGGTGGATCGGTCCACAACAAAGATGGCTGGCTTTGGAGTGCCATGATTCTGCCTTACATGGAACAGCAATCGCTGTATGACCTGGCAGGAATCGGTCAAGGTGCCTGGCCAGATGATACCGCTCAAACTCTGGCTGCATGTAAGACGGAATTGGGGATGTACAGTTGCCCATCGGCAACAGGTCCAACGCAACTGCAAAAATTTGGCAGCGAAGAGATTGCAGCATCCAATTACGCTGCAGTGTTTCATCACGCCGATGAGAAGTGTCACGTAGGCACTGGGCCATTTCCCCAGTTCGTTCGTAATCGTCCCACGTGGTCAACTCCCATATCGACCGTCAACGGATCACCATTTCCTGTTAAAGGCAACTTTGGCGCGATGACGGATGGTACAAGTAATCAGGCAGCGGTTGGTGAGAAGTGCCATCAGTTGGGTAACTCAACACCGGGAGCGACGGTTTGGGCTGCGATTCAAATTTCGGATGATCGTGGCAAGATCCGAAACCTCTTGTTGACTGGTCGTAGACCGTTAAATAGTGGTCATGGGGACGCCAGCAACAGCAACCATCCTGGAGGAGGTCTATTCCTATTTTACGATGGTTCGGTGAGGTTTATTGCGGAAACGATATTTCACGATTTGTCCAACGAAGTGGATAGTCCCTATGAGGCGATGCTGGCGGCAAACGACGGACTCGTGTTCGAGTACGAGTAG
- a CDS encoding SDR family NAD(P)-dependent oxidoreductase — MSRWPGISQFQMDGQVAIVTGGSKGLGEAMAAGLASAGADLLLVSRNESEATAAAERIAGEYPVKAIGMAADVSVESDVESIVERCSLEFDRVDVLINNAGINIRGAIEDLSLDEFRQVQSINVDAMWLCIKHVVPIMKRQGYGRIINMASTLGLVGLANRTPYATSKGAVVQMTRALGLELALDKITVNAICPGPFLTPMNIPIAETEEAKNFIVGATAVERWGEMKEIQGAALFLASPASSYVTGSMLTVDGGWTAR; from the coding sequence ATGAGCCGCTGGCCAGGTATTTCTCAATTCCAAATGGATGGACAGGTGGCAATCGTCACTGGTGGATCAAAAGGACTCGGTGAAGCAATGGCGGCCGGTCTAGCGTCCGCTGGGGCAGACTTGCTTCTCGTTAGTCGAAACGAAAGCGAAGCAACGGCTGCGGCAGAACGGATTGCGGGGGAGTACCCCGTTAAGGCAATCGGCATGGCGGCGGACGTGTCGGTCGAAAGCGACGTTGAATCGATTGTCGAGCGGTGTTCTCTGGAATTTGATCGCGTAGACGTCCTCATTAACAACGCGGGAATCAATATCCGCGGTGCCATCGAAGATCTTAGTCTTGATGAGTTCCGCCAGGTTCAAAGCATCAATGTGGATGCGATGTGGCTTTGCATCAAACATGTCGTGCCAATCATGAAACGACAAGGATATGGCCGGATTATCAACATGGCCAGCACATTGGGCTTGGTGGGACTTGCCAATCGAACACCGTACGCAACCAGCAAAGGCGCGGTAGTACAGATGACTCGCGCGTTGGGGCTGGAGCTTGCTCTCGACAAAATAACGGTCAACGCAATCTGCCCCGGCCCTTTTCTCACCCCAATGAACATTCCCATCGCGGAGACGGAAGAAGCCAAAAACTTCATCGTCGGCGCGACAGCCGTCGAACGCTGGGGCGAGATGAAAGAGATTCAAGGAGCGGCACTATTTCTGGCCAGCCCAGCGTCCAGTTATGTCACCGGTAGCATGTTGACGGTTGATGGAGGTTGGACGGCCCGCTAG
- a CDS encoding SMP-30/gluconolactonase/LRE family protein — MSLGLKVISSCLFALMLSCVVLTTVSAQVPTPLGKVTKLAGGFRFTEGPAWDGVDSLYFSDMPNGATHRWSESDGVTLVRQARHNSNGIVVTQKGGLVFCEGGRRIVLRQPDGEEKVLADQCEGRPLGMPNDLWMAPTGIVYFTIPIIKSSQADRFPEDALSGTICVLSSDFTDVREVGYGLKNANGIVGSADGKRLYVADPRAQKCYRYQIGADGSLSDQQVAAARFSDGLTLDEHGNLYTTSNEGVRVFSLEGEEIALIETPEIPANMTFGGRDGRTLFITARTSLYAVRMNVRGDYTTQNNNESLK; from the coding sequence ATGAGTCTCGGATTGAAGGTCATAAGTAGTTGCCTCTTCGCTTTGATGCTCTCTTGCGTCGTACTGACGACGGTGAGTGCTCAGGTCCCAACACCGCTGGGCAAGGTAACGAAGCTCGCTGGCGGCTTTCGGTTCACTGAGGGCCCCGCTTGGGACGGGGTCGATTCCTTATACTTCTCGGATATGCCCAATGGTGCCACGCATCGCTGGAGCGAGTCCGATGGTGTAACACTGGTTAGACAAGCACGCCACAATTCCAACGGGATTGTCGTCACTCAAAAGGGCGGACTGGTGTTCTGTGAGGGGGGGCGGCGAATTGTACTTCGTCAGCCTGACGGGGAAGAAAAGGTCTTAGCTGATCAATGCGAAGGACGCCCTCTCGGAATGCCCAACGACCTATGGATGGCGCCCACTGGCATCGTGTACTTCACGATACCCATTATCAAGTCGAGTCAAGCAGATCGGTTTCCTGAAGATGCTTTGAGCGGAACCATATGTGTTCTATCGAGTGATTTTACTGACGTCCGCGAGGTCGGATACGGCCTCAAGAACGCCAATGGAATCGTCGGCAGCGCCGACGGCAAACGACTCTATGTAGCTGATCCGCGTGCACAGAAGTGTTATCGCTACCAGATCGGAGCAGATGGAAGTCTTTCGGATCAACAGGTTGCCGCAGCACGTTTCTCAGATGGTCTCACTTTGGACGAACATGGAAACCTCTATACGACTTCCAACGAAGGCGTCCGCGTGTTCTCGCTAGAAGGTGAGGAAATCGCACTCATTGAGACGCCCGAGATTCCCGCGAATATGACGTTTGGCGGACGTGATGGCCGTACGTTATTCATTACAGCCCGGACAAGCCTCTACGCAGTGCGCATGAACGTCCGTGGCGACTATACAACTCAAAACAATAACGAAAGTCTGAAATGA
- a CDS encoding DNA cytosine methyltransferase: MYRLNFPNTPLYHGDIANLTVEEALRLSGLAEGELDIFDGSPPCQGFSIAGKRQFHDARNQLFKEYVRLLRGLKPKAFIMENVAGMVKGKMKKIFAECLTELKASGYRVKAKLLDCSYFGVPQMRKRLIFIGIRRELGFEPSHPLPKGPVVSIMEAIDGADTSGVPELNDRYGLLYDQVPHGKSADYVIGTGYSSCVKPHPHKPSPTLPKTQTGRGFATIVHPYERRALSIGEAKRIGSFPDDFQLTGSYSEQWARIGNSVPPLFMRQIASHVANNLSQHVSERLAPN, encoded by the coding sequence ATGTACCGGCTCAACTTCCCTAACACACCGCTATACCACGGTGACATTGCCAATCTCACGGTCGAGGAAGCTCTTCGACTGAGTGGACTGGCCGAGGGTGAACTCGACATCTTCGACGGGTCGCCACCATGTCAGGGGTTCTCCATCGCTGGCAAAAGACAGTTTCACGATGCACGAAATCAACTCTTCAAGGAGTACGTCCGACTGCTTCGAGGTCTGAAGCCCAAGGCATTCATCATGGAAAACGTGGCTGGCATGGTGAAAGGGAAGATGAAGAAGATTTTCGCCGAATGCCTGACCGAACTGAAGGCCAGTGGCTACCGAGTGAAGGCCAAACTCCTTGACTGCTCTTACTTTGGGGTGCCTCAGATGCGGAAGCGTCTGATCTTCATTGGGATACGAAGGGAACTAGGATTTGAACCTAGTCACCCCCTGCCAAAAGGACCAGTCGTCTCGATCATGGAAGCCATTGACGGTGCGGACACTTCTGGCGTCCCTGAGTTGAATGACCGATATGGCCTTCTTTACGACCAAGTACCTCATGGCAAGAGTGCCGACTATGTGATTGGCACTGGCTACTCTTCGTGCGTAAAGCCTCACCCTCACAAGCCATCGCCAACACTTCCCAAGACACAAACTGGCAGAGGCTTCGCCACGATTGTTCATCCCTATGAGAGACGTGCGTTGAGTATTGGCGAGGCCAAACGGATCGGATCGTTTCCCGACGACTTCCAGTTAACCGGTTCTTACAGCGAACAATGGGCACGTATTGGGAACAGTGTGCCGCCTTTGTTCATGCGTCAGATTGCGTCCCACGTCGCTAACAATCTGAGCCAACACGTTAGCGAAAGGTTAGCTCCGAATTAG
- a CDS encoding IS3 family transposase (programmed frameshift) produces the protein MPRRRFTPEQIIQHLREAEVLLSQDKTIAQACKAIGVTEQTYYRWRKEYGGVRTDQAKRLKELEKENARLKRLLADAELDKAILKEAAFGKLLSPDKRRRIVEHVRDTLGRERVSERRACRVLGQPRSTQRRVRWVPDDEPRLVREMIELAEQYGRYGYRRITEMLRRKGWQVNHKRIERLWRREGLKVPKRQPKRRRLWLNDGSCVRLRPSHRDEVWSYDFVHHRTHDGRAFRMLTLINEYTRECLAIDVARQLTSEDVLERLSDLFVRRGVPDFIRSDNGSEFTATKVRDWLERVEVNTLYIEPGSPWENGYIESFNGKLRDELLDREIFDTLLEAKVLIERWRVEYNTVRPHSSLGYRPPAPEAILPGEAASATLQHLPLEESLKTTT, from the exons ATGCCTAGAAGAAGATTCACGCCTGAGCAGATCATCCAGCATCTCCGCGAAGCGGAGGTGCTTCTCTCTCAGGACAAGACGATTGCCCAGGCCTGCAAGGCGATCGGCGTCACGGAGCAGACTTACTATCGCTGGCGGAAGGAGTACGGCGGTGTTCGTACCGATCAGGCCAAGCGTTTGAAAGAGCTCGAGAAGGAGAATGCTCGCCTGAAGCGACTGCTGGCTGATGCCGAACTCGACAAGGCGATCCTGAAGGAAGCCGCTT TCGGGAAACTTCTGAGCCCGGACAAGCGACGGCGAATCGTCGAGCACGTGCGAGATACTTTGGGACGCGAGCGAGTATCAGAACGGAGGGCCTGCCGGGTGCTGGGACAGCCTCGTTCCACTCAGCGCCGTGTTCGCTGGGTCCCCGACGACGAGCCTCGCCTAGTCCGGGAGATGATTGAACTTGCTGAACAGTATGGCCGTTATGGCTATCGGCGAATCACTGAGATGTTACGCCGGAAAGGTTGGCAGGTGAACCATAAACGCATCGAACGCTTATGGCGTCGCGAGGGCTTGAAAGTACCAAAAAGGCAGCCGAAACGACGTCGCCTGTGGCTTAATGATGGTTCGTGCGTTCGCCTGCGGCCGAGTCATCGTGATGAGGTCTGGAGCTATGACTTCGTGCATCACCGAACGCACGATGGTCGAGCCTTCCGTATGCTGACGCTGATCAACGAGTATACTCGCGAGTGCTTGGCGATCGATGTGGCTCGTCAACTGACCAGCGAGGATGTCTTGGAGCGTCTTAGCGACCTGTTCGTTCGCCGTGGCGTGCCAGACTTCATTCGCAGCGACAACGGCTCAGAGTTCACCGCCACTAAGGTCCGTGACTGGCTGGAGCGAGTCGAGGTGAACACCCTGTACATCGAACCTGGCAGCCCGTGGGAGAATGGCTACATCGAATCCTTCAACGGGAAGCTGCGAGATGAACTACTCGATCGAGAGATCTTCGACACGCTGCTGGAGGCAAAAGTGTTGATCGAACGGTGGCGAGTCGAGTACAACACGGTACGCCCGCACAGTTCGCTGGGGTACCGTCCACCGGCACCGGAGGCAATTCTTCCAGGGGAAGCTGCTTCCGCTACGCTCCAGCACCTTCCCCTGGAAGAATCCTTGAAGACTACAACTTAA
- a CDS encoding sugar phosphate isomerase/epimerase family protein, which translates to MKMNGRISRRTLLGIAAAAIPLGLHASGIVLGDESARATNLGLVQYCCKIRRNWMRREDSEFDLFSPLNFMKHCYAVGAGGMQVTLGVMKKTEIDQLREFAESKDLFIEAIVNPPKDKDDLRRFEQEVITARDAGATAIRTVIMPGRRYEQFRTLSDFRKYEQRGRRMMESAVPVIEKYKIPVGIENHKDQRVEERLALLKHLDCEWIGACVDTGNSIALLDDPYAAIEAFAPYAVSVHLKDQALSSYTGGFLLGDVPLGQGSLDLTRMVSILRRLKPKIHFSLELITRDALKVPCLTEDYWATLPLVTGRDLSRIIQLVRDKPARAQMISRLSEAEQLEREDENVRESLAYSGEVLSI; encoded by the coding sequence ATGAAAATGAACGGAAGGATTTCAAGAAGAACGCTCCTGGGAATCGCTGCCGCAGCGATACCGCTGGGGTTGCATGCTTCGGGAATTGTCTTGGGCGATGAGTCCGCTCGCGCAACGAACTTGGGATTGGTTCAATATTGCTGCAAGATTCGACGCAATTGGATGCGGCGCGAAGATTCAGAGTTTGACCTTTTTTCACCTTTAAACTTCATGAAGCACTGCTATGCCGTCGGTGCAGGTGGCATGCAGGTAACTCTTGGTGTCATGAAGAAGACGGAGATAGATCAACTTCGCGAGTTCGCTGAGAGCAAGGACCTATTCATCGAAGCAATCGTCAATCCACCGAAAGACAAAGATGATCTCCGACGTTTTGAACAGGAGGTTATCACAGCCCGTGACGCAGGCGCGACAGCCATCCGAACCGTGATCATGCCCGGCAGGCGCTATGAACAATTCCGAACCCTGTCAGACTTTCGGAAGTACGAACAACGCGGTCGCAGAATGATGGAGTCAGCGGTTCCCGTTATCGAGAAATATAAAATCCCCGTCGGTATTGAAAACCACAAAGACCAGCGTGTCGAAGAGCGACTGGCCCTGCTTAAGCATCTTGATTGTGAATGGATCGGCGCTTGCGTTGATACTGGCAATAGCATCGCACTACTTGATGACCCGTATGCCGCCATCGAAGCTTTCGCGCCCTATGCCGTTTCGGTTCACCTAAAAGACCAGGCATTGTCGTCCTATACAGGCGGTTTCCTTCTCGGCGACGTTCCCTTAGGCCAGGGCAGCCTCGACTTAACGCGGATGGTGAGCATTCTCAGACGGTTGAAGCCGAAGATTCATTTCTCGCTCGAGTTGATCACGCGCGATGCGCTAAAGGTTCCGTGCTTGACGGAGGACTATTGGGCAACGCTTCCTCTCGTAACGGGTCGTGACCTATCGCGCATCATCCAGTTGGTTCGTGATAAGCCTGCTCGCGCGCAGATGATAAGTCGTCTTTCGGAAGCCGAGCAGTTGGAACGCGAAGACGAAAACGTTAGGGAAAGTCTTGCGTACTCCGGGGAGGTACTGTCCATATGA
- a CDS encoding DUF1552 domain-containing protein produces the protein MNIISSKPLVDRRSVLRGLGVGLVLPILDAMTPACRSEDAFAESQRLIAIQTNQGILPRYFFPEGVGRDYKASPYLEILEPFRERMTVFSGVSHPEVDGGHFAEQCFLTAAPHPGRGGFRNSISVDQYAAERIGHLTRFPSLALSVGTRQSLSYTQSGVQIPGEESPSRLFRKLFVQGSQQEIEAQIAKLRQGRSILDSVGERARELEKRVGASDRDKLNQFYTGVRDLEKRLHKSEQWEKEPKRQVKMSPPQDYDDSGALIDRTRVMYDLARIAIETDSTRIISIYIHQNDAKPNIAGVDTGTHPLTHHGNQPEKLEQLRRIESAQFQELAALLRGLDVRQASGKSLLNQTSVIYGTSLGNGNSHANDNLPVLIAGGGFRHAQHLALGGTHDYPLPNLFVSVLQRMGIETDRFASSTGTMKGLELS, from the coding sequence ATGAATATTATATCGTCGAAACCGCTCGTTGATCGTCGCTCCGTTCTGCGTGGCTTGGGTGTTGGACTCGTGTTGCCAATTCTCGATGCGATGACACCGGCCTGTCGGTCGGAAGACGCATTTGCCGAATCACAGCGTTTGATTGCCATCCAAACGAATCAAGGCATTCTGCCCCGCTACTTTTTTCCCGAAGGGGTTGGCCGAGATTACAAAGCCTCTCCCTATTTGGAGATACTCGAACCCTTTCGCGAGCGAATGACGGTCTTCTCCGGCGTCTCTCATCCTGAGGTCGATGGGGGACACTTCGCGGAGCAATGCTTTCTTACCGCGGCTCCTCATCCAGGTAGAGGCGGATTTCGCAATTCAATCTCCGTCGACCAATATGCCGCCGAGCGGATTGGTCATTTGACCAGATTCCCATCGTTGGCGTTGTCGGTCGGAACTCGGCAGAGCCTTTCGTACACCCAGTCAGGCGTTCAAATTCCTGGTGAAGAATCGCCGTCTCGCTTGTTTAGAAAATTGTTCGTCCAAGGGTCGCAGCAAGAGATCGAAGCACAGATCGCCAAGCTTCGACAGGGACGCAGCATCTTGGACTCGGTCGGCGAAAGGGCACGCGAATTGGAGAAGCGAGTTGGAGCATCCGATCGAGACAAGCTCAATCAGTTCTACACCGGCGTCCGCGACTTGGAAAAGCGATTGCACAAGAGCGAGCAGTGGGAGAAAGAGCCGAAACGTCAGGTAAAGATGTCGCCCCCACAGGATTATGACGATTCGGGGGCGCTGATCGACAGAACACGCGTCATGTATGACTTGGCCCGTATCGCGATTGAAACCGATTCGACCAGGATTATCTCGATATACATCCATCAAAATGATGCAAAACCCAATATCGCTGGCGTGGATACTGGCACCCACCCTCTCACGCACCATGGCAACCAGCCTGAAAAGCTGGAGCAACTTCGTCGGATTGAATCGGCTCAATTCCAGGAGCTGGCCGCATTGCTCCGAGGACTTGACGTGCGACAAGCGAGCGGCAAATCGCTGCTCAATCAGACCTCAGTCATCTACGGGACCTCTCTCGGCAATGGCAATTCCCATGCAAACGACAACCTACCTGTGTTGATCGCGGGAGGTGGATTCCGGCATGCCCAGCACCTTGCGTTAGGTGGGACGCACGACTATCCATTGCCCAACTTGTTCGTAAGCGTACTGCAGAGAATGGGTATCGAAACCGATCGCTTTGCCAGTAGCACCGGGACGATGAAGGGATTGGAACTGTCATGA
- a CDS encoding DUF6908 domain-containing protein has product MRSLNQKATKTFLKLVDGLDHVGANKKIDNAAGAFMPVCVEIIAEPSQFRNGCFVVAVTHYYESNGDLVTDPEVTFLVTAEKTVFPLTFEQGGVCYRVAAKIENGKIMFDKAAQRDLALFCNDWMANIAEQQDF; this is encoded by the coding sequence ATGCGAAGTCTAAATCAGAAGGCCACCAAGACCTTCCTAAAACTCGTGGACGGTTTAGATCATGTCGGGGCCAATAAGAAAATCGACAACGCAGCAGGGGCGTTCATGCCCGTCTGCGTCGAGATCATCGCTGAGCCATCGCAGTTTAGGAATGGCTGTTTCGTCGTGGCCGTGACCCACTACTATGAGAGCAATGGCGATCTCGTGACCGATCCCGAAGTGACTTTCCTAGTGACTGCTGAAAAGACCGTCTTTCCGCTGACATTCGAGCAAGGAGGCGTATGCTATCGAGTCGCCGCCAAGATCGAGAACGGTAAGATCATGTTCGATAAGGCAGCACAAAGAGATCTCGCTCTATTCTGCAATGACTGGATGGCGAACATCGCCGAGCAGCAAGACTTCTAA